ttatatgcgcttttaattatatgcgatgcgcttttcatcatatgcgcttttaatcatatgcgctgcgcttttcatcatatgcgctttttatcatatgcgcttttaatcctatgcgcttttcggtgctacatagatatttctcattttcgattatcattgaatgataatcatatccactatgatatatatcagagaaacttaacaaatttctctttgatttgggagaaaacaagatattgtttaccaaaaaattcgtaccatttggtaatatgaaattttgcctttttcgtttcttatatcaagtttgcaagagctggtatagtatttataattccttcatttgatttaaatcaatgaaatatttcttagatttgatcatagtgtgtatgttactactatctgcaatacataggtctttaccatttaattgatgttgtatttctgcatgattcatactaaaacttcaaataagataagcaaataatgagttatatttcagcaagatactcaaattatattacctgcaaacaagttataatctgaagtacataaaagataacacttaataaaacatatgcgttatggtctaaaaccatttatttatgagtgatacataaaaaaaaaactaggcatcttagaaaattcaaaccattcaagtctcaaggtagctcagggttaatttaatcaagatttgtcaacagattcactctcgttttcttttctttttgggacttatttgtagagctaaacaagatgttcatgtattcaagaaatactagactgatgatccacgttaccagatcattaataagaatctccggaattcttataagagcgtctactaatatctttaattttattctttcatggatcaccgttattattattattatttttttttttttgataattattaacgtatctatctttgagtattttccataatacacttggattttcgatcatataatatgtagattctaaggactcgtcaatatgtttgctaagaaaaatacttactattgctttctcttgttcggaataattgttattttcattcagggtttctaaaataccgtttgattcgagatgtttttctacattcataacccatgttaagtagttgttcccacttgttctaaatgagcaaatttaagccttttcaaattcgacattttctattatcaaaaagatgaataacataaattataatcataatcaacttctattcatagacaaataataaaatgaaattagaatcattttaaattcataagtagcaaacaacagaataatggtatgattacaaataataaaaccacaagggcaggatagaatataggttcacccggtggtatattagcaacaatgatgatagttaatatgaccaatacaataggaaaaatcatccttgtgtgaatcatttttacaaaaaccttttgagagtagtaatctgaaaaataaagattgatttgtgaaaatgtgaaaacggagatgtttattttatatttgaaaaatatagttgttgtagcgtcgtcagttgacgttaacaaccgttatgtatatatgaccgttgtaacgtcattagttgacgttaacgaataaagtcactatatcaaaacgcgtatgagtaatataaaggacaagattttttttcttattttaacttttaagatttacttttaataaaaatacaaactactttttcttattttatcttttaagatttacttttaataaaaatacaaactactttttcttattttaacttttaagatttatacttttaataaaaatacaaactactttttcttattttaacttttaagatttacttttaataaaaatacaaactactttttcttattttaacttttaagatttacttttaagaataaacattagtatgcatgaaataaataatgatttattgcataagtaatcataaatgttagataacatataaagaccccatcgtattcgtattgatcggaattaatctcgacccatggtaccgtgttgtcaaatgacgtgttgcgtacataaagtaccgtgttgtcaaatgacgtgttgcgtacaatcatgaggtcttattaacataaatataaatgttagtgaagttaataagatttagattacagaaaatataattcaggtggtataaccgaccatatataacttaaataacataaatataaatgttagtgaagttagtaaaagttagattacagaaatataattcaggtggtataaccgaccatatataacttaaataacataaatataaatgttagtgaagttagtaaaagttagattacagaaatataattcaggtggtataaccgaccatatataacttaaaaaacataaatataaatgttagtgaacataactgtaaatgttagtatacataaataaatgttaaataacataaatgtaaatgttagtatacataaataaatgttagataacataaatgtaaattaggcgacagtgtcgaccatatatcatttaggtggtataaccgaccatatattagttaggtggcagagccaaccatatttagtataaatgttgagataatcgtgctgataacgtgttataattcagtaggcttataactacctttagtggttcttgactgtagaaggtatatagagatagagatactgtaaaacagagaaaacaaaggttgaacaaaaggtatgagtaattgattttttatttatagaaaaatgtacaatgagagtttggtggcatttggaatctagagagagagagtgttttgttaaccaaaaaatacatcccataaactctaactcaacacacctatttatactcaaaaaaatatactatgcaatatctataataataataaaattatcatccaattattacttttataacaaaaGTTTATATGTAGTAGTATACTTATTCATAAAGTTTATGAATAGTACATTTTTTTATATCTTACAAATTAACACAACATTTTCAAGTTTTACAAATTGACACAATAGTTTTCAACCAAAGTTTATAGATACTATAGATTTCAAAATTGATAAAATAGTTTCTAACTTTTATAAATTCAcagaatagtttaaaatttttacaAATTGACACACTAATTTTCAAATTTTTCAAATTGACACAAACCATTCTTATAAAACATAAAGTTTATATATAGTATACTTTTCATGTTTTACAAATTAACACAATATTTTTAAAGTTTTACAAATGGACACAATAGTTTCCGACAAaagtttataaattaaaatatagttttCAAATTTTACAAATTGACAAAATAGTTTTCAAGTTTTATAAATTGACACAATAGTATCCAAGTTTTACAAATTAAACAATAGTTTCAAAGTTTTACAAATTGACACAATTTTTATTTCTTACAATTCAACAACATAAATTTTCAAATAACTTTTCATTTACTATAAATCAACTATACAACTTCAACTTACTACAAATCAATCACATaccttaaattaaaaaaaaaagttttcacTATTTACAAATTAATCACATAACTTTTTCACTATAATATTACTTAACTTTTTTACCACAAATGTTTCCAACCACAGTTTATAAATACTATAGTTTTCAAATTTTGCAAATTGACAAAATAGTTTTCAACTTTAAAAATTTACACAATGGTTTGCAAATCTTACAAATTGAGACAATAATTTCCGAATTTTACAAATTGACACAAACCCTTCTTCTAAAACATAAAGTTTATATATAGTATACCTTTTATGTTTTACATTTAACATAATATTTTTCAAGTTATACAAATGGACGCAATAGTTTTCAACCAAAGTTTATAAATACTATAGTTTTCAATTTTTATAAATTGACAAAATAGTTTTAAGTTTTACAAATTGACACAATAGTTTTCAAATTTTACATAGTGAAATAATAGTTTCAAAGTTTTACAAAATgacacatttttattttattttttacaaaTCAACCACATAATTTTTCAAGTAACTTTtcatttactataaatcaaccacaAAACTTTCACTTACTACAAATCAACTACATAACTTAAATTAACACAAAATTTTTTACTATTTACAAATTAACCACATAACTTTTCACTTTAATATTGCTTAACTTTTTTACTTTTAATAActactcattatatatatatatatatatatatatatatatatatatatatataataattttttcttttttattaaaTGGTTTGTACCAATCGTCaatgtacgtctcactttattgatgAAACATTTGGATCCTTCATCTCGACAAAATAGAAACTAAAACAAAAAATTGGTGAATAGTTATTTTCTCACTTACTACAAATCAACAATAACTACTGTTGTAGTTGTTACTTTTAATATAGCTGTTATTATTTATTTTTtcccgttttataaattttaggttttTTAGTCATTTTAATTAATGTTCTTtacttctattttttttcttcttttttctcAATCGCATTTAGCTAACGTTCTCCGACGCAACGCGATGGCACCTCAACTCGTATTATGTaatagacaaaaatgatgaataataACTAGAGGCATTTCGTCCTTtcaccttttaaaaaaaaaatctaattgAATTTCACTACATCAACAAAGacccccacacttttttcaaatattcaaatcgaccccccaaacagggggtaaagtgtcaaataaccattttcataaaaaatcttaaataaactccacccaaatattcaacgggtcatatcttctcgctcgcaacgagttaaatttttccaacaccatcgttaaactcgaaaaaattttaggaacacaatgtcactaaatatacgcaaaacggacgctttttaaaaaacgctaaatatttgaggtacttttcatacacgttgattttgcgttaaatttttaaaagtcgataattccatagctaaacgcggagatggacatatattgttaatttaaaataacatttaaatctttcacgggttataccttttagttcgactcgagttgcgcttcaacgacatcattctttagccacgaaataattttacaaactaaacgcaataaaataaatTGAAAACCAAACACCCGGCGCCaagcgagggttcaacaactagttttTTCTAAAATTTACTTTCAATATCCTTTTCATCTTATTAGATATTTAAtgaaaattatattaataaaagaCTCTTAAAACCAATTCATTAATATAATCTTTATCAAATACTTATATAACACATAAACATATTTATAATTAAAGGGTGTGTTTGGCACACAAGCTTATGAGAACTTATTGGagtttgagcttatgattttaataagcttcaagttataagctttgtttggtagacataaaaagtagagcttatgaaaatcataagctcttaaaaaataagctacttgtagtagcttatgaaaaaaagtagaacttatgaactggaaaataagttccagctagtttaccaaatatttataaaaaataataagcttcaGCTACCAACCAACTTTAGCCCATTAGCTCCAGCTCCAACTTTAGCCCATAAACTCCAGCTCCAACTAGTTTCATTCAAACACTGTGAAAAAAAGTCAATGCCTGACATTTTTAAGTATGATATTACGAATGGGCCAATAAGGAAAAAAGCCGGCTTTTAATTTGGGCTGAATTTTTTAAGGTATCTCCAAAGGGCGTGAAGCCCATTTTCTTAAGCTAAGGAACCAGCACCCCTGCAGTTGAATTGAAGCAAGAAAAAGAAACCTAGAAACCCTCTAAAACCCTTTGCAAGGCAGTCTCTTCTTTCGCGTTCCTACGCACCACTCTAATTCGTCTCTCCTGCCCGACGGCTTGACCTTTCCACCGGTCCTGTTCTCGGTTTAGCTTTTCCTTTGATTTGCATCAAGGTTAGCTTCGTTTATTTGCCGTTAAAATTACATTACATTGCTAAATAATTTATTAACCAATAATAGCATTTATTGCATACTTTTATTTCCGTGTCTAACTGAAAACTAGTTTATGGCTGATATTCCTCCAATTATGTGATACGatcatatatgtatattatatttcaTCGTTCGATTTAGTGGAAGATTTAATTTAGGTTTGAACTTGACATTTCTAGTTAAATGGTGATGCTAGGTTAGCTCTGCTCTACATAACCTAATAGTGATGGTTATAAGGATATGTTTCATTTATTGATTTACTGCAAGTATTTAGTATTAATATAGGTTTTATTCTGATACCTCATTGTATTAGGTGAAGCAAGGCCAGGTATTTTCTATAAAACTTAATAATGATGGATTCAGAGTTTTCATTTGAGCCACCTAGTGATGAAGAAATTGACTATGAAGATATAAATAGTGatggagaagatgaagaagaaaccagtgatgtagaagaaaaagtaaaaagtaaaataaaGACACAATCTCCATGGGATTTTTCGTCCTATACAGAATCGGTTGCGGAAGAACATGCTCGTCGTAGCACTACTTCAATCGATGAAAAAATCTCAAAGTTTGTTCAACAACGTAGTCATGTTGAAACGGTACCGGATAATGACGAGGCTGATAATGATGATGGATCTTCTGATTCAGAGCCAGATCGGCAGGTCAGTAGTATACTACAGTATTGTTTATTTATATGCACATAAAGATTTGTAACTAGAGCTGAAATACTTATACTCTATGAAACTCAATCACATGTTGCAAATAGCAACATATTTTATATGGCTTACAGTAGTGATATGCTATGTGAATGAGAGTTTTAGTTATTATAAGAAAATGATAGTGTCATAAGGTGCGATTTTGAACTAACTGATTGCAAACTATAGGAGGATTTTAAACCTGAAGAAGACGACGATGTTCCTACTACAGCAGGGGGTGGGGATAGTAAATCGTTCTTTTCAAAGGCAGATGGTGTTAAATTTCATGCAAATTCATTCATGGATCTCCATCTTTCTAGGCCATTGCTTCGAGCGTGTGAAGCCTTGGGATACAGCAAGCCAACACCTATTCAGGTTATAATCATCTACTGACATACTCTTcgtcatatattcacattcatatGTCATATGCTGAATGTTTGTTGGTTAATTTTTAGGCTGCATGTATACCGTTGGCGCTTACTGGACGTGACATATGTGGTAGCGCACTTACAGGCTCTGGGAAGGTATGTTTACAGATCTGTATCCATTGATATGGCAATATCGACCCATATACTTATGTATGGGTGGATTTGAAATACATTATATTTTTAATTGACTAAAAGGGTAAATTTTGTGTCCATAATGGCGCACCAATTAGTATTATATGTTCAAAGACATGTCCTGGTTGAAATTGATCTAATTTTGGGTTCACACTTTGCAGACTGCCGCCTTTGCCCTGCCTACATTAGAGAGATTGCTTTTTCGTCCAAAACATAGACCTGCAATAAGGGTCCTAATTCTTACCCCTACGAGAGAGTTGGCTGTTCAGTAAGTACTATTTGATTTAGCTGGTGTTTATTGTCCTTTCTAGTTAAATCATTCTTATATGTCAAAGAATAATCCCTATCATTCCGTTTTCTCATCTAACTTTATCACTTGAAGAAGTTTACTTGTCTGAAATTTAAAGTTCCAATTAGGATGAGTTTTTACTAAAGCTGGTATAATTTGTAAAGGTATTTTGTTTATGTTAGTACATCGGGCCATTAGGAGTTCTACCTGTAACGTTTGTAAAGGTTCTATGTTTGTTAGACTATTGAAACTTTAATGCTGGTTGAAGTTTGTTTATGATATATTAACTTTTAATTTCATTAGAGATTCAACTATATAATGTGGTCATTAATTTTACTATATTGCTTGCAACTCTAGATTTATAGGACTAGTAGTAATCATTAATTTCATTAGGTCATGTAACACTTATTGTAACTTGGATGTTTATACAGGATTCATAGCATGATTGGAAAACTTGCTCAGTTTATTACAGACATCAGATGTTGCCTTGTTCTTGGTGGCCTTTCAACGAAGGTTTGTTCACCATCTTTTATTTATCTGATTAGTTTAATAAGCCCCATATAGATAATCCAAACTGATTATTGTCAGCTAAACATTTGGATATTCCGAAATAGTGTCTTTATTTGAAAACTGACTGTTGTGACAATAAATGAACAATATCACTACAAGAAATGAACATTATTGTTTTACCTTCAGTATAAGAACTTAGGTGAATTTTATACCTACAATTTTTTCAATTGTGATTAGTCTGTATATCTTATACCCATTAGTTAGTTTAAGTTAttgtttatttattatattattcgaAATATATATCAGGCTCAAGAAGCAGCATTGAGATCCTTGCCAGATATAGTCGTCGCCACCCCTGGACGTATGATAGATCATTTACGCAATTCAATGTCTGTGGATTTGGATGATCTTGCTGTTCTAATCCTTGATGAAGCAGATCGTCTTCTTGAGCTTGGATTTGATGCTGAGATTCGTGAGCTGGTAATTCTGAAccgtttacttttttttttctttccttttttttttctttccttttttttttaattcttgaTTATTAGAGTTCCCAATTTTCCACCTTTTTGTGAATGTGTCGGTTCGGGTTACTTTCATTTCTAATGAGCCAAATGGGTTCTTTAAAGACTAAGCTCAGAAGGAACCCAGTCAAATTGGTCTAAATGTAGTATTAATCATTAATCAATAATATCCATCaatacttttttatttttttaaaaaaacattgCTAGCATGCCCCGTAATATGTAGGGAACATTGTTAATAGATCTTTTCATACCTTTTCGATCCCATTGCAGGTGAGACTATGTCCTAAAGGTAGGCAGACTATGCTGTTCTCAGCCACTATGACTGAGCAAGTCGACGAGCTTATCAAACTATTGCTTAACAAACCCTTGCGCCTCTCTGCTGACCCGATCACAAAGCGTCCTTCAACATTGACCGAGGAGTATGAGCAATTTTCAAATCACTATGATATATCACTTCCAATATTCTTCAAAGCAGATTTTAATATATCCatcttttttttttacgttttcttCTATAGGGTTGTTAGGATTCGTAGAATGAGGGAAGGAAATCAAGAGGCCGTTCTTCTTGCATTGTGTTCTAAGACATTTACTTCCAAAGTGATCATCTTTAGGTAACTAAACTCACGATTGTTAAATGCTATTATGACTAACTTGTGAGTGAAGGTAATTTTTCTTGGGAGTTATGTTTATTAAATCTATATGGAAAACCGTTTGTGAATTGACTATTTGTTTTATACCAAGTGCTATGTATTTGTAGGTTTAAAACAAGTTGTTTTTAGAATTGAGTTTTCTTCATTCGTGTGTGCCTATGTACTTGAGGTTGCTTTGCAATGCTTATTGAACTGATATTTACCTTGTTATTTTACAGTGGAACAAAACAAGCAGCACATAGGCTAAAAATTTTGTTTGGTTTAGCTGGCTTTAAAGCTGCCGAGCTTCATGGAAATCTCACTCAGGCCCAACGTTTAGATGTAAGTTTTGAATTATCATGGCTTACTCTGGTGGTGACACAACGACCAATCCTGAAAGACCACTCTTTCTTCTAAGGATGcccactactaacttaaggatttcgaaacgagacatatatgtaacgattatcgttgtaacgacatttaactgtatatataatttaactgtatatatatcatattaatacatcattatatcatgataatgtaataatttaacgtaCCAAACAATGAAAGAGAACAAGAAATTTATGTAGCTGTTGTCTGACATAAAAACTTCGTCTGTACAGGCCCTGGAACTTTTTAGAAGGCAGGAAGCTGATTTTTTGATTGCAACTAATGTTGCCGCTCGGGTAAGTTGCTGTTCCTTTTAGTTAGTATTTGTTTTAAAAATTTTGGGAAGGATGTAACATAACGTTAATGGTCAACACTGATTATCAACCCCTTTAATGGTTTTTACAGGGGCTTgatattattggagttaaaacagttATTAACTATGAGTGCCCACGTGACCTGACTAGGTAAGCTTTCTTTTAATTGCTTCTGTTTTTCACTTTATCATTGACATGTTCATGCACTATTTCTCATATGTTCTCCGATTTGTGGGCTTATGTATATTGCTTTTTGTGACCGCTTAGCTGCAACTTTGTTGAAAAAGATGGTCTGAATAGTGCAAGTGTCAGATATTCAGTTTTAGATTGATCCACTTTTAACACATTTGATTATCTATTTTAAACCTAATATAAGATGCTTTTGCCCCCATTTCACTCGAGTCTCTTTTTTACCTCAATTATATGTCATGTTAGATTTTTTGTAGCTTCTCAAATAGTAAGAATATGTGAGACATTCAACTATCATATGGTTTAATTATCAGAATTTCAAATGGACAAAGTGAACACTTTTACAATTCTATAGCCTACTTTCGTACATCTATTCATTTTATTATGACACTATTACTTTCAAATGACATATGCAAACACCACCATACGTAAGTGGTAAACCGTGGTATGTACCATTTTGATTACCTTGTGATAATCAATCATCAATCATCATGTTCAAAATAAAAAGATCATAAACTCATATGCTGCTTTTAATTAATGTCTATTATTCATCTTAtgatagatcttctaaaatatattCTCTATAGTTATGTTCATCGAGTGGGTCGAACTGCTAGAGCTGGTAGAGAGGGGTATGCTGTTACTTTTGTTACTGACAATGACCGATCTCTTCTAAAAGCTATCGTGAGTACACCTATATCCTATAAATTGTTTAGTTAGTTAACGTGTCTCTGTATGTTTATTTGACAAACCGTTGGGCCCAAATGTGACTACTTTATCATAGGTAAAAAGGGCCGGTTCAAAGCTGAAGAGTCGTATTGTTGCGGAACAATCAATCACTAAATGGAGTCAAATGATCGAGGAAATGGAGGATCAAGTAGCTTCAATTCTTAAAGAGGAGAGGTTTGTATTTTTAATCATTAGCATTCTTGTTTTTTAAATCATTTTTTATAACATAATTAAGTGATGTGTAAATGATACAGGGAAGAAATGGCACTAAGAAAGGCTGAAATGGAAGCAGACAAGGTAATCCACATGCCGTATCTTATCAACTAGCGTGTACATGATTTCACTAAATTAATACAACTGATACCTACTCAAACATGGTGATATGCTAGACCAGTTTATCTGTAACTTCCAAATTTTTAACGAAATATTAGTGTGTGATATGACTACAAATTGATATCATATGATAGCTAGGTTCTATAAGAGATGATTTGGCAGTTTTTGAGCATTTAAAGTACATTTTGAGTGACTTACGGCCCGTTTGAACGTTTTCTATCTGCCCATGTTTttttaaaactatttatttttcgtTTGACAGTTTTAGATTATGCATAACCTAAATAAACAAATATTCTAGTAATCTTGTTGAAATTGCTATCTATTATATACGTGTTTAATTTGTGTATCTATGACTTACAGGCAGAGAACATGATCACACACAGAGATGAAATATTTTCTCGCCCCAAGAGGACTTGGTTTGTTACAGAGAAGGAGAAAAAACTTGTTGCTAATGCTGGAAAGGTAGGTTTTTATGGCATTTCACATGCCACCTATTATTTGTAACTTCTCTTATAATAGAGTACATCTTtctttaatattattttaattatttacaATGACAGTATGTGCCATTGTTGATGTTAtctgacatttttttttttttttttaaaaatgggaCCTCAGGAGGTCGATAAAAGTTCTAAGAAGAAGGTGATGAGTGCTGAAGAAGCTGAAGAGCGAAAGAAGAAAGCCAAGAAAAAGCGAGAGTATGAGGTGCTTATTGTTTTTCCTTTGATTTTGTTATGagttataaataaataatgaaagaaAAAGTAAGTAAACTAAATGAATCTAATTTGACTACTTTTGGTTACAGAAAAATCTTCCTAGAAAGAAGAGAAGAAAGCTTGAGGCATCTAGAGAGATGTTAGAAGATGAAGCCGAAGCTGGGGTACGTTTTATGGTTAAAAATAATATCAATGTATATTATATTTTGTTCAAAAATAGTAGATTTATGGAAATTTAATGGTGTACTCATCCTCTTTCTGTATAATATAATTGCAGAACTTACAGAATGAAATGATTTTGAAAATGACAGTTAACGTTATCAGTACTTGCATATCGATAATTTGCAATGTTACATAATTTATGTGCAAGAGTTTACTAATATTGTGATTTACAGAATAATGCAAGAAACAACAAAGAAAAACCAGGCATATCTCTGGTTGATTTGGCTTATCGGCGTGCAAAAGCAGCAAAAGGTGCTAAAAAGGCAGCTGATGCTGGGAGGGTTGTAAGGACGAATAAGAAATCAAAGAAGCCTTCTCATTTAACTAAGTCAAGACCTGAAGAAATGAAGGAACTTTTCCAGAATGATATGAGTGAGAAGAAGCAAAAACGAAGTGCAAGTGGAGGCGGAAAGAAGTCATCTTCGTTTAAGAGCAAATCAAGGTACTTATTTTTGATACTAGTTTTGGTTTCTTTTATACTAGAGGCGGTAAAGCTGGCAGATTCGGTAACTTGTCAAAATAGGTCAAAATA
The window above is part of the Rutidosis leptorrhynchoides isolate AG116_Rl617_1_P2 chromosome 1, CSIRO_AGI_Rlap_v1, whole genome shotgun sequence genome. Proteins encoded here:
- the LOC139886405 gene encoding DEAD-box ATP-dependent RNA helicase 28-like — translated: MMDSEFSFEPPSDEEIDYEDINSDGEDEEETSDVEEKVKSKIKTQSPWDFSSYTESVAEEHARRSTTSIDEKISKFVQQRSHVETVPDNDEADNDDGSSDSEPDRQEDFKPEEDDDVPTTAGGGDSKSFFSKADGVKFHANSFMDLHLSRPLLRACEALGYSKPTPIQAACIPLALTGRDICGSALTGSGKTAAFALPTLERLLFRPKHRPAIRVLILTPTRELAVQIHSMIGKLAQFITDIRCCLVLGGLSTKAQEAALRSLPDIVVATPGRMIDHLRNSMSVDLDDLAVLILDEADRLLELGFDAEIRELVRLCPKGRQTMLFSATMTEQVDELIKLLLNKPLRLSADPITKRPSTLTEEVVRIRRMREGNQEAVLLALCSKTFTSKVIIFSGTKQAAHRLKILFGLAGFKAAELHGNLTQAQRLDALELFRRQEADFLIATNVAARGLDIIGVKTVINYECPRDLTSYVHRVGRTARAGREGYAVTFVTDNDRSLLKAIVKRAGSKLKSRIVAEQSITKWSQMIEEMEDQVASILKEEREEMALRKAEMEADKAENMITHRDEIFSRPKRTWFVTEKEKKLVANAGKEVDKSSKKKVMSAEEAEERKKKAKKKREYEKNLPRKKRRKLEASREMLEDEAEAGNNARNNKEKPGISLVDLAYRRAKAAKGAKKAADAGRVVRTNKKSKKPSHLTKSRPEEMKELFQNDMSEKKQKRSASGGGKKSSSFKSKSRYKRR